The following proteins are co-located in the Flammeovirga kamogawensis genome:
- a CDS encoding GH92 family glycosyl hydrolase, whose product MSTINYIKKSLTVLAMGSALLSCQTEMPKEAETEKLVDYVDPFIGTGEHGHTFPGATLPYGGVQCSPVNGVSGWDWVSGYHISDSLLVGFGHLHLSGTGIGDLNDLIILPTDKEHTLDPKENDRAKLTYTEKYTHDTEIAHPGYYAVTLENSGIRAEMTTGLRVGFHRWTYPANAKAPSMIINLGYATNWDGVTETALSEKGKNTIIGKRLSKGWAEDQRVYFEMNFSRDIKDIKIEKSGNRLIAQVVFDGVDNQNQVTAAMGISSVSVEGAHVALEQEAKGYSFDLKRQAASTIWEKALKQIKVTTKDKKAREIFYTALYHSKIAPVTHSDALGEYKGADHKIHKAEGFTYYSTFSLWDTFRAVHPLSTIIESQKRNADFINTMLAHYDETGILPVWSLAGNETNCMTGYHAMPVLADAVLKNIKGIDANRVFEAMKATSLQDARDLKMYKKYGFIPSDKGGESVTKTLEYAYDDWCIAQVAKHIGNEKAYQEYMKRSEGYKPLFDKETEFMRGRLTNGKFRLPFDPAEANHRENTDYTEGNAYQHSWFVLQDVQGLIDLFPSKEAFVAKLDELFTASSELTGDNVSPDISGLIGQYAHGNEPSHHIAYLYDYAGAPWKTQEKVREILETQYDNTPEGISGNEDCGQMSAWYVFSSLGFYPVNPAQGIYAFGSPIFEEAEINTSNGKVFKVEAKDVSKKNIYIKSVTLNGKALDRLYIKHKEIMDGGTLIFEMSDKPNKELGVNTPPPSNKI is encoded by the coding sequence GTGTCAACAATCAATTACATTAAAAAAAGTTTGACTGTACTAGCAATGGGATCAGCGTTGTTAAGTTGTCAGACAGAAATGCCGAAAGAGGCAGAAACAGAAAAATTAGTCGATTATGTTGATCCATTTATTGGAACAGGAGAACATGGTCATACTTTTCCAGGAGCAACTTTGCCTTATGGTGGTGTACAATGTAGCCCTGTAAATGGTGTAAGTGGTTGGGATTGGGTCTCTGGTTATCATATTTCAGATTCACTTTTAGTTGGTTTTGGACATTTACATTTAAGTGGTACAGGTATTGGCGACCTTAATGATTTAATTATCTTACCAACAGATAAAGAGCATACCTTAGATCCAAAAGAAAACGATAGAGCTAAATTAACTTATACAGAAAAATATACTCATGATACAGAAATAGCTCACCCTGGTTATTATGCTGTTACATTAGAGAATAGTGGTATTAGAGCAGAAATGACAACAGGTTTGCGTGTAGGTTTTCATAGATGGACTTACCCTGCTAATGCTAAAGCACCTTCTATGATTATTAATTTAGGGTACGCAACTAACTGGGATGGTGTAACAGAAACAGCACTTTCAGAAAAAGGGAAAAATACAATTATTGGTAAACGTTTGTCTAAAGGATGGGCGGAAGACCAAAGAGTTTACTTTGAGATGAATTTCTCAAGAGATATAAAAGATATTAAGATAGAGAAAAGTGGGAACCGTTTAATTGCTCAAGTTGTTTTTGATGGGGTTGATAATCAAAATCAAGTAACAGCAGCAATGGGTATTTCTTCTGTATCTGTAGAAGGAGCACATGTAGCTTTAGAGCAAGAAGCTAAAGGTTATTCATTTGATTTAAAACGTCAGGCTGCATCAACTATTTGGGAAAAAGCATTGAAGCAAATAAAAGTGACGACTAAAGATAAAAAAGCACGTGAAATATTCTATACGGCATTGTATCATTCTAAAATTGCACCTGTAACACATTCAGATGCATTGGGAGAGTATAAAGGAGCAGATCATAAAATTCATAAAGCAGAAGGATTTACATATTACAGTACTTTCTCTCTTTGGGATACATTTAGAGCTGTTCATCCACTGTCTACTATTATAGAATCACAAAAAAGGAATGCTGATTTTATCAATACGATGTTAGCACATTATGATGAAACGGGAATTCTTCCTGTATGGTCTTTAGCTGGTAATGAAACCAATTGTATGACAGGATACCATGCAATGCCTGTTTTGGCAGATGCCGTTTTAAAAAACATCAAAGGAATAGATGCAAATAGAGTTTTTGAGGCAATGAAAGCTACATCTTTACAAGATGCACGAGACTTGAAAATGTATAAGAAATATGGATTTATACCTTCTGATAAAGGAGGGGAATCTGTAACAAAAACATTAGAATATGCTTACGATGACTGGTGTATTGCTCAAGTAGCAAAACATATTGGAAATGAAAAAGCATACCAAGAATACATGAAAAGATCAGAAGGATATAAACCTCTTTTTGATAAAGAAACTGAGTTTATGCGTGGTCGCTTAACAAACGGCAAATTTAGATTGCCATTTGATCCAGCAGAAGCAAACCACAGAGAAAATACAGATTATACAGAAGGTAATGCATATCAACATAGTTGGTTTGTTTTACAAGATGTTCAAGGGTTAATTGATTTATTTCCTTCAAAAGAAGCATTTGTTGCAAAGTTAGATGAGTTATTTACAGCATCTTCTGAATTAACAGGAGATAATGTTTCCCCAGATATCTCAGGATTAATTGGACAATATGCTCATGGAAATGAACCAAGTCATCACATTGCGTATTTATATGATTATGCAGGTGCTCCTTGGAAAACACAAGAAAAAGTAAGAGAGATATTAGAAACACAGTACGATAACACTCCAGAAGGTATTTCTGGTAATGAGGACTGTGGTCAAATGTCTGCTTGGTATGTATTTAGTAGTCTTGGATTCTATCCTGTTAACCCAGCGCAAGGAATTTACGCTTTTGGTAGCCCAATATTTGAAGAAGCCGAAATAAATACATCAAATGGAAAAGTGTTTAAAGTAGA